One window of the Mycobacterium sp. SVM_VP21 genome contains the following:
- a CDS encoding arabinosyltransferase domain-containing protein, with product MSSTYDQPKQRHRIARLIAVVAGLTGVLLCGITPLLPVKQTTATIAWPQGLDANGHVSDVTAPLVSGAPRSLDITIPCSAMATLGEKGGLVLSTVPAGGVDATAHGLFVRANKTTVFAAYRDHVAAAAPRSKLADCTELHLWAGAGGVGADFVGIPGAAGTLPPENKPQIGGVFTELEIGPQPGLNARIDVDTRFITGPTMLKTAVMALGVLAVLASIVALAVLDGPRRRRARSKVHAVTRLADVGVIGTLALWHVIGAISSDDGYNLTMARNVAHAGYVANYYRFFGASEAPFDWYPSLLGLLSTVSTAGVWMRLPATLAGVACWLIISRRILPRLGRLSGNRVAVFTAAAMFAAAWLPFNNGLRPEPLIALGTLLVWVLVERTIATRRLVPSACAVLIAVFTVTLAPHGLIALAPLLTGSRAIEAVIRKRRATDGLIAPLAVLAAAASVIAVVVCRSQTLAAVAESARIKYVVGPTIAWYQEFLRYYFLTVEENVDASLTRRFAVLVLLFCMFAMLVVLLRRGRINGVASGPAWRLIGSTAVGLLLLTFTPTKWAVQFGGFAGLAGALAALTAFTFARVGLHSRRNMTLYVTALLFLVAVATSGVNGWFYVGGYGVPWFDIPPVIASRPVTSMFLAASIATGLLAGWQHFRLDYTGHTEVTPNRRNRILASTPLLIVASLMVLLMVGSMAKAAAGRYPAYTTAKANADALISGLAGCAMADDVLAEPDVNAGLLQPVSGQTYGELGPLGGSDPYGFDPNAVDEDLTSLAVIAKPGVPNADASPNKPSANQSDAAGTAGGKIPDDAPDGVNGSRVALPFGLDPAVTPVLGSYKEQVAAHATSVWYRLPEQSPDRAPIVVVTAAGAIWSHGEDGKLDYGQPLNLEWGTSNPDGTFKALGQTEPIDIGPQNSWRNLRFPLAWAPPGTDVVRIVANDPNLSTEQWIAFTPPRVPVVKTISELMGSQTPVLMDIAVAANFPCQRPFTEHLGIAELPEYRIMPDHKQTAASSNLWQSAEDGGPFMITQAMLWTTTVPTYLRNDWYRDWGAVEAYHRLIPAKDAPDAVIEQGTVTVTGWSRPGPIRALP from the coding sequence GTGTCCTCCACCTACGACCAGCCCAAGCAGCGCCATCGGATCGCCCGGCTGATCGCGGTGGTGGCCGGCCTCACCGGCGTGCTGCTGTGCGGTATCACCCCGCTGCTCCCGGTCAAACAGACCACCGCCACCATCGCCTGGCCCCAGGGGCTCGACGCCAACGGCCACGTCAGCGACGTCACCGCTCCGCTGGTGTCCGGTGCGCCCCGCAGCCTGGACATCACCATCCCCTGCTCGGCGATGGCCACCCTGGGCGAAAAAGGCGGCCTGGTGCTGTCGACGGTGCCGGCCGGTGGCGTCGACGCCACCGCGCACGGCCTGTTCGTGCGGGCCAACAAGACCACCGTGTTCGCCGCCTATCGCGACCACGTGGCCGCGGCCGCCCCCCGGAGCAAGCTCGCCGACTGCACCGAACTGCACCTGTGGGCCGGGGCTGGCGGCGTCGGCGCCGATTTCGTGGGCATCCCCGGCGCGGCCGGCACCCTGCCGCCGGAGAACAAGCCGCAGATCGGCGGCGTCTTCACCGAATTGGAGATCGGCCCGCAGCCGGGCCTGAACGCCCGCATCGACGTCGACACCCGGTTCATCACCGGCCCCACCATGCTCAAGACCGCCGTGATGGCGCTTGGCGTGCTGGCGGTGCTGGCATCGATCGTCGCGCTGGCGGTACTGGACGGACCCCGGCGTCGGCGCGCCAGATCCAAGGTCCACGCCGTGACCCGACTCGCCGACGTGGGCGTCATCGGCACGCTGGCACTGTGGCACGTCATCGGCGCCATCTCATCCGACGACGGCTACAACCTCACAATGGCGCGCAACGTCGCGCACGCCGGCTATGTGGCCAACTACTACCGGTTCTTCGGCGCCAGCGAGGCCCCGTTCGACTGGTACCCGTCACTGCTGGGCCTGTTGAGCACGGTCAGCACCGCCGGGGTGTGGATGCGCCTGCCCGCCACGCTGGCCGGTGTGGCCTGCTGGCTGATCATCAGCCGCCGCATCCTGCCCCGGCTGGGCCGGCTCTCCGGTAACCGGGTGGCGGTGTTCACCGCCGCGGCCATGTTCGCGGCGGCCTGGCTGCCGTTCAACAACGGCCTGCGCCCCGAGCCGCTGATCGCGCTGGGCACCCTGCTGGTCTGGGTGCTGGTGGAACGCACCATCGCCACCCGCCGGCTGGTGCCCAGCGCGTGCGCGGTCCTGATCGCGGTCTTCACCGTCACGTTGGCTCCGCACGGACTGATCGCACTGGCCCCGCTGCTGACCGGCTCCCGGGCCATCGAGGCGGTGATCCGCAAGCGGCGGGCTACCGACGGCCTCATCGCCCCGCTGGCCGTGCTGGCCGCGGCCGCGTCGGTGATCGCCGTGGTGGTCTGCCGGTCTCAGACTCTGGCCGCGGTCGCCGAATCGGCCCGCATCAAGTACGTGGTCGGTCCGACCATCGCCTGGTACCAGGAGTTCTTGCGGTACTACTTCCTGACCGTCGAAGAGAACGTCGACGCCTCGCTGACCCGCCGGTTCGCCGTGCTGGTCCTGCTGTTCTGCATGTTCGCCATGTTGGTGGTGCTGCTGCGGCGCGGCCGGATCAACGGGGTGGCCAGTGGCCCGGCCTGGCGGCTGATCGGATCCACCGCGGTGGGCCTGCTGCTGTTGACGTTCACCCCGACCAAGTGGGCGGTGCAGTTCGGCGGCTTCGCCGGGCTGGCGGGGGCGCTGGCGGCGCTCACCGCGTTCACTTTCGCCCGCGTCGGGCTGCACAGCCGACGCAATATGACCCTGTATGTGACCGCGCTGCTGTTCCTGGTAGCCGTGGCGACCTCCGGGGTCAACGGCTGGTTCTACGTCGGCGGATACGGGGTGCCGTGGTTCGACATCCCGCCGGTGATCGCCAGCCGCCCGGTGACGTCGATGTTCCTGGCCGCCTCGATCGCCACCGGCCTGCTGGCCGGCTGGCAGCACTTCCGGCTGGACTACACGGGACACACCGAGGTGACGCCCAACCGGCGCAACCGGATCCTGGCCTCCACCCCGCTGCTGATCGTCGCCAGCCTGATGGTGCTGCTGATGGTCGGCTCGATGGCCAAGGCCGCCGCGGGCCGCTACCCCGCCTACACCACCGCCAAGGCCAACGCCGACGCGCTGATATCCGGCCTGGCCGGGTGTGCCATGGCGGACGACGTGCTGGCCGAACCCGACGTCAACGCCGGCCTGCTGCAACCCGTCAGCGGCCAGACCTACGGCGAGCTCGGCCCGCTGGGTGGTTCCGACCCGTACGGCTTCGACCCCAACGCCGTGGACGAAGACCTCACCTCGCTGGCCGTCATCGCCAAGCCAGGTGTGCCCAACGCGGATGCCTCCCCGAACAAGCCCAGCGCCAACCAGAGTGACGCAGCGGGCACCGCCGGCGGCAAGATCCCCGACGACGCCCCCGACGGCGTGAACGGCTCCCGGGTGGCGCTGCCGTTCGGCCTGGACCCGGCCGTCACCCCGGTGCTCGGCTCGTACAAGGAGCAGGTCGCCGCGCACGCCACCTCGGTCTGGTACCGACTGCCGGAACAATCGCCGGACCGGGCACCGATTGTCGTGGTCACCGCCGCCGGCGCCATCTGGTCGCACGGCGAGGACGGCAAGCTCGACTACGGCCAGCCACTGAACCTGGAGTGGGGCACCAGCAACCCCGACGGCACGTTCAAGGCCCTCGGGCAGACCGAACCGATCGACATCGGGCCGCAGAACTCCTGGCGCAACCTGCGTTTCCCGCTGGCCTGGGCGCCGCCGGGCACCGACGTGGTGCGCATCGTCGCCAACGACCCGAATCTGTCCACCGAGCAGTGGATCGCCTTCACCCCGCCGCGGGTGCCGGTGGTCAAGACCATCAGTGAGCTGATGGGCTCGCAGACCCCGGTGCTGATGGACATCGCCGTCGCGGCGAACTTCCCGTGCCAGCGGCCGTTCACCGAGCACCTGGGCATCGCCGAACTGCCGGAGTACCGGATTATGCCCGACCACAAGCAGACGGCGGCGTCGTCGAACCTGTGGCAGTCGGCCGAGGACGGCGGGCCGTTCATGATCACCCAGGCCATGCTGTGGACCACCACCGTCCCGACCTACCTGCGCAATGACTGGTATCGCGATTGGGGTGCGGTGGAGGCCTATCACCGACTCATCCCCGCAAAGGACGCGCCCGACGCCGTCATCGAGCAGGGCACCGTCACTGTTACCGGCTGGAGCCGGCCCGGACCGATTCGAGCACTGCCATGA
- a CDS encoding arabinosyltransferase domain-containing protein, with product MTDAVEDTDSIWSVTDTRADFRIARAVAVVAGVLGTLLAILTPLLPVNQTTAELNWPQNGALASVQAPLIGYVATDLDISVPCQAAAGLTPARSVLLSTVPKQAPKAVDRGLLIERVNDDLVLVVRNVPVVVAPLSQVLGPDCQKLTFTAHADRVTAEFVGLKYGPNAEKPGSPLTGTRSGYDFRPQIVGVYTDLSGPAPAGLDFSATVDTRFSSAPTALKLAAMILGVALTIVALIALHILDTADGTRHRRFLPARWWSASPLDALVTLVLVWWHFVGANTSDDGYILTMARISEHAGYMANFYRWFGTPEAPFGWYYDLLAVWAHVSTSSIWMRLPTLAMALACWWLISREVIPRLGHAVKHSRAAAWTAAGMFLAFWLPLNNGLRPEPIIALGILATWCSVERAVATSRLLPLAIACIIGAMTLFSGPTGIASIGALLVAIGPLRTILHRRWQQFGLAPLLAPIAAAVSITAIVIFRDQTLAGEIEASTLKSAVGPSLAWFEEHVRYERLFLATPDGSVARRFPVLALGVALAVSVAMALRKGRIPGTAAGPSRRIIGITIISFIAMMFTPTKWTHHFGVFAGLAGSLGALAAVAVSAAAMHSRRNRTLFTAVVLFITALSFASVNGWWYVSNFGVPWSNAFPKWHLAFATMGVALTLLAALVAAWFHFANGAERRPRWAALSGYPLAIASWVLIVFEVVSLTASMLGQYPAWTVGRSNLGALTGNTCGLADDVLVEQDPTAGILTPIDSPVDEALGATFSVGFTPNGIPADVSADQVIGPPGLGRLADDDAQVAGGEAGTEGGTTAAEGVNGSRARLPYKLDPARVPVLGSWRPGIQVPALLRSAWYRLPADRANAGPLLVVAAAGRFDRGEVTAQWATESGAANDKPGGSASLDGGEAKLEPPHNSSGTVDFGDIGAVPAWRNLRAPMSAIPAEATRIRLVVRDDDLAPQHWIAVTPPRVPQLRTLQEVVGSEDPVLLDWLVGLAFPCQRPFGHQNGVTEVPKWRILPDRFGAEANSPVMDNNGGGPLGITELLVRATTVPSYLNHDWFRDWGALQQLTPYYPAATPAHLDLGTAVRSGLWSPAPLRH from the coding sequence CTGACGGACGCCGTCGAGGACACCGATAGCATCTGGTCCGTGACCGATACGCGCGCTGACTTCCGGATCGCTCGGGCTGTCGCCGTCGTCGCCGGCGTGCTGGGCACCCTACTGGCGATCCTCACCCCCTTATTACCGGTCAACCAGACCACCGCTGAACTCAACTGGCCGCAGAACGGTGCCCTGGCCAGTGTGCAGGCACCCTTGATCGGCTACGTCGCCACCGACCTCGACATCAGCGTGCCGTGCCAGGCCGCGGCCGGTCTGACGCCGGCCAGGTCGGTGCTGCTGTCCACGGTGCCCAAGCAGGCCCCCAAGGCCGTCGACCGCGGACTGCTCATCGAACGCGTCAACGACGACCTGGTCCTGGTGGTGCGCAACGTGCCGGTGGTGGTGGCGCCGCTGTCCCAAGTACTCGGCCCGGACTGCCAGAAGCTGACCTTCACCGCGCACGCCGATCGGGTCACCGCCGAGTTCGTCGGCCTCAAATACGGACCCAACGCCGAAAAGCCCGGTTCACCGCTGACCGGGACCCGCAGCGGTTATGACTTCCGCCCGCAGATCGTGGGTGTTTACACCGATCTGTCCGGGCCCGCGCCCGCCGGACTGGACTTCAGCGCCACCGTCGACACCCGCTTCTCCAGCGCGCCGACCGCCCTCAAGCTGGCCGCGATGATCCTCGGGGTGGCATTGACGATCGTTGCGCTGATCGCCCTGCACATCCTGGACACCGCCGACGGCACCCGGCACCGGCGCTTCCTGCCGGCCCGCTGGTGGTCGGCCTCGCCGCTGGACGCGCTGGTCACCCTCGTACTGGTCTGGTGGCACTTCGTCGGCGCCAACACCAGCGACGACGGCTACATCCTGACCATGGCCCGGATCTCCGAGCATGCCGGCTACATGGCCAACTTCTACCGCTGGTTCGGCACCCCCGAGGCGCCGTTTGGCTGGTACTACGACCTGCTCGCGGTGTGGGCGCACGTGTCCACCTCCAGCATCTGGATGAGGCTGCCCACCCTGGCCATGGCACTGGCCTGCTGGTGGCTGATCAGCCGCGAGGTGATCCCCCGACTGGGCCACGCCGTCAAACACAGCCGGGCAGCGGCCTGGACCGCGGCCGGCATGTTCCTGGCGTTCTGGCTGCCGCTGAACAACGGCCTGCGCCCCGAACCGATCATCGCGCTGGGCATCCTGGCGACCTGGTGCTCGGTGGAGCGGGCGGTGGCCACCAGCCGGCTGCTGCCACTGGCGATCGCCTGCATCATCGGCGCGATGACGTTGTTCTCCGGGCCGACCGGGATCGCGTCGATCGGTGCGCTGCTGGTGGCGATCGGACCGCTGCGCACCATCTTGCACCGGCGCTGGCAGCAGTTCGGGCTGGCGCCGCTACTGGCGCCCATTGCCGCGGCGGTCAGCATCACCGCGATCGTGATCTTCCGTGACCAGACTCTGGCCGGCGAGATCGAGGCCAGCACGCTGAAGTCCGCGGTCGGACCCAGCCTGGCCTGGTTCGAGGAGCACGTCCGCTACGAACGGCTTTTCCTGGCCACCCCCGACGGCTCGGTGGCGCGCCGGTTCCCGGTGCTGGCACTGGGCGTCGCGCTGGCGGTGTCGGTGGCGATGGCATTGCGCAAGGGCCGGATTCCCGGCACCGCGGCCGGACCGAGCCGGCGCATCATCGGGATCACCATCATCTCGTTCATCGCGATGATGTTCACGCCCACCAAGTGGACGCATCACTTCGGTGTGTTCGCCGGGCTGGCCGGATCCCTGGGTGCGCTGGCCGCCGTCGCGGTGAGCGCAGCGGCAATGCACTCGAGGCGCAATCGAACACTGTTCACCGCGGTGGTGCTGTTCATCACCGCGCTGTCGTTCGCCAGCGTCAACGGCTGGTGGTACGTCTCCAACTTCGGGGTCCCGTGGTCGAATGCCTTCCCCAAGTGGCATCTGGCGTTCGCCACCATGGGCGTGGCGCTGACGCTGTTGGCGGCACTCGTGGCGGCCTGGTTCCACTTCGCCAACGGCGCCGAGCGGCGACCGCGCTGGGCGGCGCTGTCGGGTTATCCGCTGGCGATCGCCTCCTGGGTGCTGATCGTGTTCGAGGTGGTGTCGCTGACCGCCTCGATGCTCGGCCAGTACCCGGCGTGGACGGTGGGCCGCTCGAACCTGGGCGCCCTCACTGGCAATACTTGTGGTCTCGCCGACGACGTGCTGGTCGAACAGGACCCCACCGCCGGGATACTCACCCCGATCGACTCCCCGGTCGACGAGGCCCTCGGCGCGACATTCTCGGTCGGGTTCACCCCCAACGGGATCCCCGCCGACGTCTCGGCCGACCAGGTGATCGGCCCGCCCGGGTTGGGCCGGCTGGCCGACGACGACGCACAGGTGGCCGGCGGCGAGGCCGGTACCGAGGGTGGCACCACCGCCGCCGAGGGTGTCAACGGTTCGCGAGCCCGGCTGCCCTACAAGCTGGACCCGGCCCGGGTGCCGGTGCTGGGCAGCTGGCGCCCGGGCATTCAGGTGCCCGCCCTGCTGCGCTCGGCCTGGTACCGGCTGCCCGCCGACCGGGCCAACGCCGGGCCGCTGCTGGTGGTGGCGGCCGCGGGCCGGTTCGACCGCGGCGAGGTGACCGCGCAGTGGGCCACCGAGTCCGGCGCGGCGAACGACAAACCGGGCGGTTCAGCGAGCCTCGACGGAGGAGAGGCGAAGCTGGAACCGCCGCATAACTCCAGCGGCACCGTGGACTTCGGTGACATCGGTGCGGTCCCGGCGTGGCGCAACCTGCGCGCGCCGATGTCGGCGATCCCGGCCGAGGCCACCCGCATCCGGTTGGTGGTCCGCGACGACGACCTGGCCCCGCAGCACTGGATCGCGGTGACCCCGCCGCGGGTCCCGCAGCTGCGCACCCTGCAGGAAGTGGTGGGCTCGGAGGACCCGGTGCTGCTGGACTGGCTGGTCGGCCTGGCGTTCCCCTGCCAGCGTCCATTCGGTCACCAGAACGGGGTCACCGAGGTGCCGAAGTGGCGGATCCTGCCGGATCGTTTCGGCGCCGAGGCGAACTCCCCGGTGATGGACAACAATGGTGGCGGCCCGTTGGGCATCACCGAGCTGCTGGTTCGTGCCACCACGGTGCCCAGTTATCTGAACCACGACTGGTTCCGCGACTGGGGTGCGCTGCAGCAATTGACGCCGTACTACCCCGCGGCCACACCTGCGCATCTGGATCTGGGCACCGCCGTGCGCTCGGGCCTGTGGAGCCCGGCGCCGCTGCGGCACTGA
- a CDS encoding galactan 5-O-arabinofuranosyltransferase, which yields MRNALNTVAQMLLAAALAVVVAVVALVAIARVQWPAYPSSNQLHALTTVGQVCCLAGLAAAGWLWRRGRRAVGWIAAVVFVSAFSVVTLAMPLGATKLYLFGISVDQQFRTEYLTRLTDSPALADMTYLGLPPFYPPGWFWLGGRAAAWTGLPAWEMYKPWAITSITVAVAVALVLWNKMIRFEYALLATLAGAAVTLAYSSPEPYAAMITVLLPPVLILTWSGLQAGHRLPAPAPTPAPTPAEREAALTVGAEREASFTLGGFGGRNGWGAVVGAGVFLGFAATFYTLLVAYTAFTVTLMALLLAASRAVKRAGVKAALSPLARLAVIGVIAAAIASITWTPYLRQALYHPPGESRSAFHYLPGDGAELSFPMLQFTLLGALCLLGTLWLVTRATKSTRAGALAIGVVGVYLWSLLSMLSTLALTTLLSFRLQSTLTVLLATAGVFGFIEGAQALGRAAQGWHTIVYPVATAVGLAGAIAFSQDIPEVLRPDITVAYTDTDGHGDRGDRRAPGAAKYYEAIDAAITQATGKPRNETVVLTADYSFLSYYPYWGFQGLTPHYANPLAQFSARAAAIEAWSKLETPEQFTHALDDLAWPAPTVFLMRPGAGDSYSLRLAKDVYPNHPNVRRYTVELDAALFAGPQFHVQRIGPFVLAIRT from the coding sequence GTGCGTAACGCGCTGAACACAGTGGCCCAGATGCTCCTGGCCGCCGCGCTGGCCGTCGTCGTCGCGGTGGTTGCCCTGGTGGCGATCGCCCGGGTGCAGTGGCCCGCATATCCGTCGTCGAACCAACTGCATGCGCTGACCACCGTCGGGCAGGTCTGTTGCCTGGCCGGATTGGCCGCCGCCGGGTGGCTCTGGCGGAGGGGCCGGCGTGCCGTGGGCTGGATCGCCGCGGTGGTGTTCGTCTCGGCGTTCTCGGTGGTGACCCTGGCGATGCCGCTGGGCGCCACCAAGCTCTACCTGTTCGGGATCTCGGTGGACCAGCAGTTCCGCACCGAATACCTGACCCGGCTGACCGACAGTCCCGCGTTGGCCGACATGACCTATCTCGGGCTACCGCCGTTCTACCCGCCGGGCTGGTTCTGGCTCGGCGGGCGGGCCGCGGCCTGGACCGGGCTGCCGGCCTGGGAGATGTACAAGCCGTGGGCGATCACCTCGATCACGGTGGCCGTTGCGGTCGCGCTGGTGCTGTGGAACAAGATGATCCGCTTCGAGTACGCGCTGCTGGCCACCCTCGCCGGGGCGGCGGTGACGCTGGCCTACAGCTCCCCGGAGCCCTACGCGGCGATGATCACCGTGCTGCTGCCCCCGGTGCTGATCCTGACCTGGTCCGGCCTGCAGGCGGGTCACCGGCTTCCCGCTCCCGCTCCCACCCCCGCTCCCACCCCCGCCGAGCGTGAAGCTGCGCTCACGGTGGGAGCCGAGCGTGAAGCCAGCTTCACGCTCGGCGGGTTCGGCGGTAGAAACGGCTGGGGAGCCGTCGTCGGCGCCGGTGTCTTCCTGGGCTTTGCCGCCACCTTCTACACCCTGCTGGTGGCCTACACCGCGTTCACGGTGACGCTGATGGCGCTGCTGCTGGCGGCGTCGCGGGCGGTCAAACGCGCCGGCGTCAAAGCCGCGTTGAGCCCGCTGGCCCGACTGGCGGTGATCGGGGTGATCGCCGCGGCCATCGCCTCCATCACCTGGACGCCCTACCTGCGCCAGGCGCTCTACCACCCGCCCGGCGAGTCCCGCAGCGCCTTCCACTACCTGCCCGGCGACGGCGCCGAGCTGAGCTTCCCGATGCTGCAGTTCACGCTGCTCGGAGCACTGTGCCTGCTGGGCACGCTGTGGCTGGTGACGCGGGCCACCAAGTCAACCCGGGCCGGGGCGCTGGCGATCGGCGTCGTCGGCGTCTACCTGTGGTCGCTGCTGTCGATGCTGTCCACCCTGGCTCTCACCACTCTGCTGAGCTTTCGGCTCCAGTCGACGCTGACGGTGCTGCTGGCCACGGCCGGAGTATTCGGCTTCATCGAAGGCGCCCAGGCTCTCGGCCGGGCCGCGCAGGGCTGGCACACCATCGTCTATCCGGTCGCGACCGCGGTGGGGCTGGCCGGGGCGATCGCGTTCAGCCAGGACATTCCCGAGGTGCTGCGGCCCGACATCACCGTCGCCTACACCGACACCGACGGCCACGGCGACCGCGGCGACCGACGCGCACCCGGCGCGGCGAAGTACTACGAGGCCATCGACGCCGCCATCACGCAGGCCACCGGCAAGCCGCGCAACGAGACCGTGGTGCTCACCGCCGACTACAGCTTCCTGTCCTACTACCCCTATTGGGGCTTCCAAGGGCTGACGCCGCACTACGCCAACCCGCTGGCGCAGTTCTCCGCGCGCGCCGCCGCCATCGAAGCCTGGTCCAAGCTCGAGACGCCCGAGCAGTTCACCCACGCGCTCGACGACTTGGCGTGGCCGGCGCCGACGGTGTTCCTGATGCGGCCGGGCGCGGGTGACAGCTACAGCCTGCGGCTGGCCAAGGACGTCTACCCCAACCATCCCAACGTGCGGCGCTACACCGTGGAGCTCGATGCGGCCCTGTTCGCCGGGCCGCAGTTCCACGTGCAGAGGATCGGCCCGTTCGTGCTTGCCATCCGCACCTGA
- a CDS encoding decaprenylphospho-beta-D-erythro-pentofuranosid-2-ulose 2-reductase encodes MVFDATGNPQSILLLGGTSEIGLAICARYLRNASASVVLACLPGDPGRDGAVAAIQAAGAKSVRIVDFDALDTASHPAMIDSAFGDGDIDVAIVAFGMDADAEELWHNQAKAVQVAGINYTAAVSVGVLLAGKMGAQGFGQIIAMSSVAGERVRRTNFVYGSTKAGLDGFYLGLGEALREDGVRVLVIRPGQVRTRFSAHVKEAPLTVDKEDVAELAVAAAAKGKEIVWAPGAFRYVMMVLRHVPRAIFRRLPI; translated from the coding sequence ATGGTGTTCGACGCGACCGGTAATCCCCAGTCGATTCTGCTGCTGGGCGGCACGTCCGAGATCGGTTTGGCGATCTGTGCGCGCTACCTGCGCAACGCCTCGGCCAGCGTGGTGCTGGCCTGCCTGCCCGGTGATCCCGGCCGCGACGGCGCCGTGGCCGCGATCCAGGCAGCCGGCGCCAAGTCGGTGCGGATCGTCGACTTCGACGCCCTGGACACCGCAAGCCACCCGGCGATGATCGACTCGGCGTTCGGTGACGGCGATATAGATGTGGCGATCGTGGCGTTCGGGATGGATGCCGACGCCGAGGAGCTCTGGCATAACCAGGCCAAGGCGGTGCAGGTCGCCGGGATCAACTACACCGCAGCGGTATCGGTGGGCGTGTTGCTCGCCGGCAAGATGGGCGCCCAGGGATTCGGGCAGATCATCGCGATGAGCTCGGTGGCCGGTGAGCGGGTGCGCCGGACCAACTTCGTCTACGGCTCCACCAAGGCCGGGCTCGACGGCTTCTACCTCGGCCTGGGCGAGGCGCTTCGCGAAGACGGGGTGCGGGTGCTGGTGATTCGGCCCGGCCAGGTGCGCACCCGCTTCTCCGCGCACGTCAAGGAAGCGCCGTTGACCGTCGACAAGGAAGACGTCGCCGAACTGGCGGTGGCCGCGGCCGCCAAGGGCAAGGAGATCGTCTGGGCGCCAGGGGCGTTCCGCTACGTGATGATGGTGCTTCGGCACGTCCCGCGGGCGATCTTCCGCCGGCTGCCGATCTAG
- a CDS encoding FAD-binding oxidoreductase: protein MLSTDLQTTPRRLTGWGRTAPSVAQVLSTPDAEVIAKAVARSADSGRRGVIARGLGRSYGDNAQNGGGLVIDMTALNRIHSISSDRGLVDVDGGVSLDQLMKAALPFGLWVPVLPGTRQVTIGGAIACDIHGKNHHSEGSFGNHVVSMELLTADGSVRHLTPDGPDASETALFWATVGGNGLTGIILRATIAMTPTETAYFINDGDNTTTLDETIAFHSDGSEANYTYSSAWFDAISPPPKLGRATITRGRLALRDELPKKLARNPLKFDAPQLMTVPDVFPNGLMNKLSLSAIGELYYRRGGHYRGKVQNLTQFYHPLDLLGEWNRGYGPAGFAQYQFLVPTEAVEEFKSIIIDIQASGHYSALNVFKLFGPGNEAPLSFPMPGWNVCLDFPMKPGVNELLNELDRRVMEFGGRLYTAKDSRTTAENFHAMYPRIGEWIAVRRKVDPDGVFASDMARRLELL from the coding sequence ATGTTGAGCACCGACTTGCAGACCACACCGCGCCGCCTCACCGGCTGGGGCCGCACCGCGCCAAGCGTGGCGCAGGTGTTGTCGACCCCGGATGCCGAAGTCATCGCCAAGGCGGTGGCTCGCTCGGCCGATTCCGGAAGACGGGGCGTGATTGCCCGTGGCCTGGGCCGTTCTTATGGCGACAACGCCCAGAACGGCGGCGGCCTGGTGATCGATATGACCGCGCTTAACCGGATCCACTCGATCTCCTCTGACCGCGGTCTCGTCGACGTCGACGGCGGGGTGAGCCTGGATCAGTTGATGAAGGCGGCATTGCCCTTCGGATTGTGGGTGCCGGTGCTGCCCGGGACTCGTCAGGTCACCATCGGCGGAGCGATCGCCTGCGACATCCACGGCAAGAACCACCACAGTGAGGGCAGCTTCGGCAACCACGTGGTGTCGATGGAGTTGCTGACCGCCGACGGTTCGGTGCGGCACCTGACCCCGGACGGCCCGGATGCTTCAGAGACTGCGTTGTTCTGGGCCACGGTCGGCGGCAACGGTCTGACCGGGATCATCCTGCGCGCCACGATTGCCATGACGCCGACCGAGACGGCGTACTTCATCAACGACGGCGACAACACCACCACTCTTGATGAGACCATCGCCTTCCACAGCGACGGCAGCGAAGCCAACTACACCTATTCCAGTGCGTGGTTCGACGCGATCAGCCCGCCGCCGAAACTGGGCCGCGCCACCATCACCCGCGGACGCTTGGCCCTGCGCGACGAACTGCCCAAGAAGTTGGCCCGCAACCCGCTGAAGTTCGACGCACCGCAGCTGATGACGGTGCCCGACGTCTTCCCCAACGGGTTGATGAACAAGTTGAGCCTGAGCGCCATCGGTGAGCTGTACTACCGTCGCGGCGGCCACTATCGCGGCAAGGTGCAGAACCTGACGCAGTTCTATCACCCGCTGGACCTGCTGGGTGAGTGGAACCGCGGCTACGGCCCGGCCGGCTTCGCGCAGTACCAGTTCCTGGTGCCCACCGAGGCCGTCGAGGAGTTCAAGAGCATCATCATCGACATCCAGGCCAGCGGGCACTACTCGGCGCTCAACGTGTTCAAGCTGTTCGGACCGGGAAACGAGGCGCCGCTGAGCTTCCCGATGCCCGGCTGGAACGTGTGCCTGGACTTCCCGATGAAACCCGGCGTCAACGAGCTGCTCAACGAACTCGACCGCCGCGTGATGGAGTTCGGCGGCCGGCTCTACACCGCCAAGGATTCCCGCACCACAGCGGAGAATTTCCACGCCATGTACCCGCGGATCGGCGAATGGATCGCGGTGCGCCGCAAGGTGGATCCGGACGGTGTCTTCGCCTCCGATATGGCCCGACGTTTGGAGCTTCTGTAG